The Mesorhizobium sp. INR15 region CCGCGCGAAGCGTTGTCGCGGCGTGCGCGCCAGCAGGCCGGCGAAACCAGAAGGCAATGCCGTGGTATTTCGGCAGATGGCCCTCCAGCGGCACCAGTTCCTCGACGCGCCTGCGCAGGCTGGCAACGCCGTCATCCTTGCCACCGGCAACAACGATCAGACTGTCCGGCGCCATGCGCTCAAGGGCTTCGGCGATGTGCAGTTCATTTTGCCCGCGATGGCGGCCGGCAAGCACAAGAGCGGCATCGAAACCATCGCCCTCGGCTTGCGGCGTAACCGCGAAGCCCGCCGCCTGCAGCGTTCGGAAATAGGGCCGGAAGCCTTGCACGAGATGCAGCGCCGCCTCGAACCCTTGCGGCGGGCGCAGGCCAGGTTCGGCACCGAGGAAAAGCACACGCTCGCCGTTTCGCGGCAAGGCGACCGCCTCGGCCTCGAAGGGGTGGAAAAGCGTCTTCAGCGGCTCAGCCGACATTCTCGGTGTCCCTCAAATGGAAACGGGCGCGACATAAGCCGCGCCCGCCTCGATTGTATGTTCAGGCCCGTTCAGGCGGCGTTTTCTTCGCCTTCGGCCTTCTTGTCGCGGGCAAGTTCCTTGCCGGTGGCCTGGTCGACGACCTTCATCGACAGGCGGACCTTGCCGCGCTCATCGAAGCCCATCAGCTTGACCCAGACCTTGTCGCCTTCCTTGACGACGTCCGAGGTCTTGGCGACCCGGTCGTTGGCAAGCTGCGAGATGTGGACGAGGCCGTCACGCGGGCCGAAGAAGTTGACGAAGGCGCCGAAGTCGGCGGTCTTGACGACCGTGCCTTCGTAGATTTCACCGACTTCCGGCTCGGCGACGATGGTGTGGATCCACTTCTTCGCCGCCTCGATTTCCTTGGCGTTGGACGAAGCGATCTTGACCGTGCCGTCGTCCTCGATGTTGATCTTGGCGCCGGTCTTCTCGACGATCTCGCGGATGACCTTGCCGCCCGAGCCGATCACGTCGCGGATCTTGTCGGTGGGGATGTGCATGACCTCGATGCGCGGTGCGAACTCACCGAGCTCCGGGCGGGCGCCAGTCAGAGCGTGCGCCATTTCGCCGAGGATATGCAGGCGGCCGTCCTTGGCCTGGCCAAGTGCGATCTTCATGATCTCTTCGGTGATGCCATCGATCTTGATGTCCATCTGCAGCGAGGTGATGCCGCCTTCGGTGCCGGCAACCTTGAAGTCCATGTCGCCGAGGTGATCCTCGTCGCCCAGGATGTCGGAAAGCACCGCGAAGCGCTCGCCTTCCTTGATCAGGCCCATGGCGATACCGGCGACCGGCTTTGCCAGCGGCACGCCGGCATCCATCAGTGCCAGCGAGGTGCCGCAGACAGTGGCCATCGAGGACGAACCGTTGGACTCGGTGATCTCCGAGACAACGCGCAGCGTGTAGGGGAACTGGTCAGCGCTTGGCAGCATCGGCCGGATAGCGCGCCATGCGAGCTTGCCATGGCCGATTTCGCGGCGGCCCGGCGAACCCATGCGGCCGGTTTCGCCAACCGAGTAGGGAGGGAAGTTGTAGTGAAGGAGGAACTTCTCCTTGTACATGCCGGTCAGCGAATCGACATACTGCTCGTCTTCGCCGGTGCCGAGCGTGGCAACGACCAGCGCCTGGGTTTCCCCGCGGGTAAACAGCGCCGAACCATGGGTGCGCGGCAGGACGCCGACTTCCGAAACGATCTTGCGGACGGTGCTGAGATCACGGCCATCGATGCGCGAACCGGTGTCGAGAATGTTCCAGCGCACGACCTTGGCCTGGAGTTCCTTGAACACGGAACCGATCTGCTCGGACGTGTACTTGGCGTCTTCGCCTTCAGCCGGAGCAAACGCGGCCTTGACCTTCGCCTTGACGGCGTCGACGGCGGCGTAACGCTTCTGCTTGTCGACGTTCTTGTAGGCATTGCTGAGTTCGTCGCCGACGATCTTCAGCATTTCGGCTTCAAGCGCGGAATAGTCCGGCGCGTTGAAGTCGCGCGGTTCCTTGGCGGCAACTTCGGCCAGCTTGATGATGGCGTCGATGACCGGCTGGAAGCCCCTGTGGCCGAACATGACGGCGCCGAGCATCAGCTCTTCGCCGAGTTCCTTGGCTTCGGACTCAACCATCAGAACCGCATCGGCAGTACCGGCGACGACCAGGTCGAGCTTCGATTCCTGCATTTCGTCGACATGCGGGTTGAGAACGTATTCGCCGTTGATGTAGCCGACGCGAGCGCCGCCGACCGGGCCCATGAAGGGAACGCCCGACAGGGTCAGAGCAGCCGAAGTGGCGACGATCGACAGGATGTCCGGATCATTTTCCAAATCGTGCTGGACGACGGTGACGACGATCTGCGTGTCGTTCTTGTAGCCGGCGGCGAAGAGCGGGCGGATCGGGCGGTCGATCAGGCGGGAAACCAGGGTTTCCTTTTCGCTCGGACGGCCTTCGCGCTTGAAGTAGCCGCCTGGGATCTTGCCGGCGGCGTAGGTCTTTTCCTGATAGTTGACGGTCAGCGGGAAGAAATCGAGGCCTGGCTTCGGCTCTTTCATCGAGACGACGGTGGCGAGAACCTTGGTCTCGCCGTAGGTGGCGAGCACCGCGCCATCAGCCTGACGGGCAATCTTGCCGGTTTCCAGGATGAGAGGGCGACCGGCCCATTCGATTTCCACTTTGTGGTGATTGAACATATCTTGTCCTTACTATGCGGAAAGGGCCACGCCGTTTCACGGTGCGCGGATGCCCTTTCCCTGGCTTCCTTTCTCGGGCAGCCACGGGCAAGACAACGGGAAGCTCGGGTGGTTTCGGCGCCGTGAAGCGCGCGAGCGTCCTGCAATCCTGCCCCATGACCGTCCATGGGTGGTTTCGAGTGGCCCTCTGCTATCCCGAAACCGGTGTGGCCAATCGATGCGACTGGCCTTGCGCACGACTCCGAAAACCACGGCCTTCGGAAAGCGTCATCCGCAAATTCAAACTTTCAGGGCCTGCTTGCACATCCGGAGGGACGGGCGGTGCCCTGTTTGCTTCATTGGAACAACGGATCGATCCGATGCTCAAATGCGCGACCGGCGGGCTCCCCTGAGGAAGCCCGCCGGCCAATTCGTCAGCGGCGCAGACCGAGCTTCTCGATCAACGTCTGGTAGCGCGCGTCGTCCTTGCGCTTGAGATAATCAAGCAGGCTGCGGCGCTGAGAGACGAGAGCGAGCAGACCACGGCGGGAATGGTTATCCTTCTTGTGGTCCTTGAAATGGTCGGTCAGGTTCTTGATGCGCTCGGAAAGGATGGCCACCTGGACTTCCGGAGACCCGGTATCGCCCTTGGCGGTTGCGAATTCACCCATCAATTCCTGTTTGCGCTCGGCAGTAATCGACATCGTGTTTTTCCTTATCTGTTTGAGGAAACGGGTCGCCCACAGCCGGGATGTCGTCCAGCAGGGGCCGTGCATGCAAAGCGTCAAGGCGCTATGCTGCGGCGCATATAGTGCAATTCCGACAAAAACACCAGCCCAATTCACAAGCCGGCTTTTCAGGCCGAAATGGCAGGTTTTGCCTCTGCTAAAGCCATTTCTTCCATTTGAAGAAGGCGATCAGCCCAAATGCGACAAGCGCCATGAACAGCAGCGATGCCGGATAGCCGTAGTAGGATCGCAGCTCCGGCATGTTCCATGGCGACGCGTCGGGACTGAAGTTCATCCCCCAGACCCCAACAAGAAAGGTCAGCGGCATGAAGATCACTGAGACGATGGTCAGATAGCTGATAACGTCGTTGGTGCGCGCCTGGCTCAAGGACAGGTGCATCTCGATCAGGCCGGTCAGCATGTCGCGCTGGGTTTCGACCAGCTCGATCAGCCGCAGCGCGTGATCGAGCGTGTCGTTCAGGAAGACCTTGGTCTCGGCCTTGACATAGGGGACGTCGTTGCGGATCAGTGTCGCCAGCGCATCGCGCATCGGCCAGAGCACGCCCTTCAGCACATTGGCGTCGCGCCGCAATTCGTGCAACTGCCGCATCTGATGCTTGTGCGGTGTGTGCAGCATCTGGTCCTCGATGCTGTCGACCATCTCGCCGGCCGCCTCGACCGGCGGGAAATAACTGTCGACGATGGCATCGATTAGCGCATAGGCCAGATAGTCGGCACCGCGCGCGCGCAGCCGGTTCGGCGCCGAACTCTCGATCCGTTTGCGTACGGGATCGAACGGATCGCCTTCACGCTCCTGGAAGGTAACGACGAAATTCTTGCCGAAGAAGACAGCGATCTGCTCGTAGCGGTGCGCTGTCACGTCATCGATCATCCTGACGACGACGAAGGCGTGATCCTCGAAGAAGTCGACCTTCGGCCGCTGGCCGGTGTTGACGACATCCTCAAGCGCCAGCGGATGCAGGCTGAAAATCCGGCCGATCTCCTCGATCAGCGCGATGTTGGCAAGGCCGGTGCAGTCGAGCCAGATGACCGGCCATTTGTCGCAATTGGCCACGACGTCATCGATGCTGGCATTTTCGATGGTCTTGAATTTCTGCGGCGAGATCAGGGTCAGCCGCAATTCCGAGCGCCGCGCCGCCGGATCGGCGATCAGCGTGCCGGGCGAGGCGCCAACTGGCGGCCGCCGCGTTGTCACCGGCGCCCGCTTCTTCACCGTATCCGCCTTTGTCATATGTCCCTCAGCCTAGTCTTTCGCCGAACACTAGACGACCGGACTTACCCGGCAAAGACCCGCTTGGGCTTGAACATGCCTTGTTCGATGGCGCCGATGGCCACCAGCTTGCCGCGTGCCGTGGCACAGGCTTCCTCTGCCTCCACGGGCGCATCGCGGCCACGGATGATGACCGGATTGCCGAGCCGGATCTTGGTTGCCGCATCGTCGCTGATGGCGATCTGCGGCAGACAATCGAGCGCGGCTGACGTGTCGACGAGAAGCGCGTCGATCGCGGTGAAATCCACCGGCGTCTCCACCGCATCAGCTGCGTTTTCGGATTCGGAATTTTCCTCGTCCTGCTGGCCAAAGCGGGCGGCTTCCAGTTCGGCGATGGTGACGAAGTCTTCCGCCGTGAACGGGTCGACCTCGACCCGCCGCAATTCGGAAATATGGCCGAAACAGCCGAGGTCGCGGCCCATGTCGCGGGCCAGCGAACGCACATAGGTGCCCTTGCCGCACTCAACTTCGAAAACGGTGTGGTCGCCACTGTGCTCGACAATATCGAGGCGGCCGATCTCGACCTCACGCGCGGGGATGTCGACCGTTTCGCCCTCGCGGGCGAGGTCGTAGGCGCGTTCACCCGCGATCTTGATGGCGGAGAATTGCGGCGGCGTCTGCATGATGACGCCGGTGTATTTCGGCAGCAGCGCCAGCACCTCGGCTTCAGACGGGCGCTGTTCGGAGCTTTTGGTCACCGGCCCTTCGAGGTCGTCGGTCGAGCGCTCGTCGCCCCAGGCAACCGTGAAGCGATAGATCTTGGCGCCATCCTGCACGTAAGGCACGGTCTTGGTGGCTTCGCCGAGCGCGATCGGCAGCATGCCGGACGCCAGCGGATCGAGCGTGCCAGCATGGCCGGCCTTGTCGGCCTGGAACAACCATTTGATCTTGGAGACGGCTTCAGTCGAA contains the following coding sequences:
- the pnp gene encoding polyribonucleotide nucleotidyltransferase, producing MFNHHKVEIEWAGRPLILETGKIARQADGAVLATYGETKVLATVVSMKEPKPGLDFFPLTVNYQEKTYAAGKIPGGYFKREGRPSEKETLVSRLIDRPIRPLFAAGYKNDTQIVVTVVQHDLENDPDILSIVATSAALTLSGVPFMGPVGGARVGYINGEYVLNPHVDEMQESKLDLVVAGTADAVLMVESEAKELGEELMLGAVMFGHRGFQPVIDAIIKLAEVAAKEPRDFNAPDYSALEAEMLKIVGDELSNAYKNVDKQKRYAAVDAVKAKVKAAFAPAEGEDAKYTSEQIGSVFKELQAKVVRWNILDTGSRIDGRDLSTVRKIVSEVGVLPRTHGSALFTRGETQALVVATLGTGEDEQYVDSLTGMYKEKFLLHYNFPPYSVGETGRMGSPGRREIGHGKLAWRAIRPMLPSADQFPYTLRVVSEITESNGSSSMATVCGTSLALMDAGVPLAKPVAGIAMGLIKEGERFAVLSDILGDEDHLGDMDFKVAGTEGGITSLQMDIKIDGITEEIMKIALGQAKDGRLHILGEMAHALTGARPELGEFAPRIEVMHIPTDKIRDVIGSGGKVIREIVEKTGAKINIEDDGTVKIASSNAKEIEAAKKWIHTIVAEPEVGEIYEGTVVKTADFGAFVNFFGPRDGLVHISQLANDRVAKTSDVVKEGDKVWVKLMGFDERGKVRLSMKVVDQATGKELARDKKAEGEENAA
- the rpsO gene encoding 30S ribosomal protein S15, which produces MSITAERKQELMGEFATAKGDTGSPEVQVAILSERIKNLTDHFKDHKKDNHSRRGLLALVSQRRSLLDYLKRKDDARYQTLIEKLGLRR
- the corA gene encoding magnesium/cobalt transporter CorA; the encoded protein is MTKADTVKKRAPVTTRRPPVGASPGTLIADPAARRSELRLTLISPQKFKTIENASIDDVVANCDKWPVIWLDCTGLANIALIEEIGRIFSLHPLALEDVVNTGQRPKVDFFEDHAFVVVRMIDDVTAHRYEQIAVFFGKNFVVTFQEREGDPFDPVRKRIESSAPNRLRARGADYLAYALIDAIVDSYFPPVEAAGEMVDSIEDQMLHTPHKHQMRQLHELRRDANVLKGVLWPMRDALATLIRNDVPYVKAETKVFLNDTLDHALRLIELVETQRDMLTGLIEMHLSLSQARTNDVISYLTIVSVIFMPLTFLVGVWGMNFSPDASPWNMPELRSYYGYPASLLFMALVAFGLIAFFKWKKWL
- the truB gene encoding tRNA pseudouridine(55) synthase TruB produces the protein MGRRGKKKGRPISGWLVLDKPVGMGSTEAVSKIKWLFQADKAGHAGTLDPLASGMLPIALGEATKTVPYVQDGAKIYRFTVAWGDERSTDDLEGPVTKSSEQRPSEAEVLALLPKYTGVIMQTPPQFSAIKIAGERAYDLAREGETVDIPAREVEIGRLDIVEHSGDHTVFEVECGKGTYVRSLARDMGRDLGCFGHISELRRVEVDPFTAEDFVTIAELEAARFGQQDEENSESENAADAVETPVDFTAIDALLVDTSAALDCLPQIAISDDAATKIRLGNPVIIRGRDAPVEAEEACATARGKLVAIGAIEQGMFKPKRVFAG